Proteins found in one Blastocatellia bacterium genomic segment:
- a CDS encoding DUF2339 domain-containing protein, which translates to MTDEDPSRDRIAELIQRINQMDETLRQQAWRIYHLEQRLGGAPPRPAPLAASPQPHTAPPPSAAPPSVSKDTEPSALPPIAAPPPNAQAPGEAFNDRSHQPALAPGARRPAPPPMPSFTSPAFAPRRAKSRDDLEARIGSNWLLRIAVITVALGVAYFLKYAYDNEWIGKNGALWICIAIGVAFLVGAERLRPRYHNYAYGLTGLGIMILYTCFYAAYGLLHLWEPLPAFVGMVLVTATATLLAARYNALPIAVLGLIGGFLTPIVLSTGHDNEVGLFSYIAMLDLGVLALAYSKQWRALNYMAFAATVMMFIAWYDAWYAVEKLWLTIGFLTLFFAIFALLAVLYNVVNRRQTRWLDLGMVFANALLYFAASYSLLEQEYQARLGLFAVLVSAFYLALGYFTYQRDREDRLLLYTFWGLAILFVVLAVPIQFKQNWITMGWAIEGAILTWVGLRVGDRVSRYGALIIFGIAGMHWLASDALDAAYQASGHVAPLWNRRALSCVVLVAALLAAASFYKRIGERVEAGERATFASLCALGGNLLVVVLLSLEVNTYFEQQGRALSASDQLERLYGNRALSLTILWVGYATAMIFVGVRRRLTVVRVAGLLLLGIALFKVLVMDLRDYNAVWHLPLLNPTFAAFVVLIAAISCCAWLYARAEGIDENERRAWLLITVIAANALAVIALSFEALGYFDARLSVTGGSAGDVRDLQLAKQLCLTVVWTVYGGLLLTIGLVRRRPMLRLMALLLLGLAIAKVYVLDIWALAKLYRIGALILLGVVLLLVSFLYQPLRRRLAEADGDEARAETD; encoded by the coding sequence ATGACCGACGAAGACCCTTCGCGAGATCGCATCGCCGAGCTCATCCAGCGCATCAACCAGATGGATGAGACGCTGCGCCAACAGGCGTGGCGAATCTATCACCTGGAACAAAGGCTCGGCGGCGCGCCGCCCAGGCCCGCGCCGCTCGCCGCGTCCCCGCAGCCGCACACGGCGCCGCCCCCTTCAGCCGCGCCGCCTTCTGTAAGCAAAGACACAGAACCGTCCGCGCTTCCGCCCATCGCCGCGCCGCCGCCAAATGCGCAAGCGCCAGGTGAGGCGTTCAACGACCGCTCGCATCAACCAGCGCTGGCCCCCGGCGCGCGGCGGCCTGCACCGCCGCCTATGCCGTCCTTCACGTCGCCGGCCTTCGCGCCGCGCCGCGCGAAATCGCGCGACGACCTTGAAGCCCGCATCGGCAGCAACTGGCTGCTGCGCATCGCCGTGATCACTGTGGCGCTCGGCGTCGCCTACTTTCTGAAATATGCGTATGACAATGAATGGATCGGCAAGAATGGCGCGCTGTGGATTTGTATCGCCATCGGCGTCGCCTTCCTGGTCGGCGCCGAGCGTTTGCGCCCGCGTTATCACAATTACGCCTATGGCCTGACCGGCCTCGGCATCATGATTCTCTACACCTGTTTTTATGCGGCTTACGGCCTGCTGCATTTATGGGAGCCGCTGCCGGCATTCGTCGGCATGGTGTTGGTGACGGCGACCGCGACGCTGCTGGCGGCGCGCTATAACGCCTTGCCGATTGCCGTGCTCGGACTGATCGGCGGATTCCTTACACCCATTGTTCTGTCGACCGGGCATGATAATGAAGTCGGCCTCTTCAGCTACATCGCCATGCTCGATCTGGGGGTGCTGGCCCTGGCCTACTCCAAGCAGTGGCGAGCGCTCAACTACATGGCATTTGCCGCCACGGTGATGATGTTCATCGCGTGGTACGACGCCTGGTATGCGGTGGAGAAGCTCTGGCTGACCATCGGCTTCCTGACGCTCTTCTTCGCCATCTTCGCGCTGCTCGCGGTGCTATACAATGTCGTCAACCGGCGGCAGACGCGCTGGCTCGACCTCGGCATGGTCTTCGCCAACGCCTTGCTCTATTTCGCCGCCAGCTACAGCTTGCTCGAACAAGAATATCAAGCCCGCCTCGGGCTCTTTGCCGTGCTGGTGTCGGCGTTTTACCTGGCGCTCGGCTATTTCACTTACCAGCGCGACCGCGAAGACCGGCTGCTGCTTTACACCTTCTGGGGACTGGCGATTCTGTTCGTCGTGCTCGCCGTGCCGATTCAGTTCAAGCAGAACTGGATCACCATGGGCTGGGCAATAGAAGGCGCGATTCTCACCTGGGTCGGCCTGCGCGTCGGCGACCGCGTCTCGCGTTACGGCGCGCTGATCATCTTCGGCATCGCCGGGATGCACTGGCTGGCGAGCGACGCGCTGGATGCGGCTTATCAGGCGAGCGGCCATGTCGCGCCGTTATGGAATCGCCGCGCGCTGTCGTGCGTGGTGCTGGTCGCGGCGCTGCTCGCGGCGGCGTCATTCTACAAGCGGATCGGCGAGCGCGTCGAAGCCGGCGAGCGCGCGACATTCGCCAGCCTCTGCGCGCTTGGCGGCAACCTCCTCGTCGTGGTCCTGTTGAGCCTGGAGGTCAACACCTACTTCGAGCAGCAAGGGCGCGCGCTTTCGGCAAGCGATCAGTTAGAGCGGCTCTACGGCAACCGCGCCCTGAGCCTGACGATCCTCTGGGTGGGATACGCCACGGCGATGATTTTCGTCGGCGTCCGTCGCCGTTTGACCGTCGTGCGCGTCGCCGGATTGTTGCTGCTGGGGATCGCTTTATTCAAAGTGCTGGTCATGGACTTACGCGATTATAACGCGGTGTGGCACCTGCCGTTACTCAACCCGACGTTTGCGGCCTTTGTCGTCTTGATCGCGGCGATAAGCTGCTGTGCCTGGCTCTATGCGCGCGCCGAAGGGATTGATGAGAACGAGCGCCGCGCCTGGCTCTTGATCACGGTGATTGCCGCCAACGCGTTGGCGGTAATCGCGTTGAGCTTTGAAGCGCTCGGCTACTTCGACGCCCGCCTGTCGGTTACCGGCGGCAGCGCTGGCGATGTCCGCGACCTGCAACTGGCGAAGCAGTTGTGTCTGACCGTGGTGTGGACAGTCTATGGCGGCCTGCTGCTGACCATCGGATTAGTCCGCCGCCGCCCCATGCTCAGGCTGATGGCGCTGCTGCTGCTGGGGCTGGCCATTGCGAAGGTCTACGTCTTAGACATCTGGGCGCTTGCGAAGCTCTATCGCATCGGCGCGCTGATTCTGCTCGGCGTCGTGCTGTTGCTGGTTTCGTTCCTCTACCAGCCGTTGCGTCGCCGGCTTGCGGAAGCCGACGGGGACGAGGCTCGCGCCGAAACCGATTAG
- a CDS encoding S41 family peptidase, with the protein MNRQQFFSPRAYRRLAALIVATCLLNVGLYSVARGQKLDEFERTRTLMILKNIKDEIKKNYYDPNFHGLDLDARFKTAEEKVKTATSVGQMYGIIAQAVLDLNDSHTTFVPPARAARTNYGWRMQMIGAKCFVTAVQPGSDAEAKGLKPGDEVLSVNGFQPTRDNMWKMQYFFNTLRPQAGLQVVVASPGAKQGHQLDLMAKVKQGKRVLDLTSGSGIDLFDLIRESEAEDHLNRHRYYEMGDDLLIWKMPQFDFLDDGGEEIMSKARKHKALIIDLRGNPGGYIKGLQALLGNFVEGNVKVADERRRKETKPLLVKTRNSGFKGKLVILIDSRSGSCAEVFARMAQLEKFGTVIGDRSAGAVMESRYYPMQIGTDTVVFYGASITSADVIMTDGKSLEGVGVTPDELMLPTAEDMAANRDPVLARAMEILGFKLEPEKAGALFPIEWRK; encoded by the coding sequence ATGAATAGGCAGCAGTTCTTTTCGCCGCGCGCGTATCGGCGGCTGGCAGCGTTGATCGTCGCAACCTGCTTGTTGAATGTCGGCTTGTACAGCGTCGCGCGCGGACAAAAGCTCGACGAGTTTGAACGCACACGCACCCTGATGATCCTCAAGAACATCAAGGACGAAATCAAGAAGAATTACTATGACCCGAACTTTCACGGACTTGACCTGGACGCGCGCTTCAAGACCGCCGAAGAGAAGGTCAAGACAGCCACCTCGGTTGGTCAGATGTATGGCATCATCGCCCAGGCGGTGTTGGATCTGAACGATTCGCACACCACCTTCGTCCCGCCGGCGCGCGCCGCGCGCACCAACTATGGCTGGCGGATGCAGATGATCGGCGCCAAGTGTTTTGTGACTGCCGTGCAACCGGGCAGCGACGCTGAAGCCAAAGGGCTGAAGCCGGGCGATGAGGTGCTGTCGGTCAACGGCTTTCAGCCGACGCGCGACAATATGTGGAAGATGCAGTACTTCTTCAACACCTTGCGGCCACAAGCCGGCTTGCAGGTCGTGGTCGCCAGCCCCGGCGCCAAACAGGGCCACCAGCTCGATCTGATGGCGAAAGTCAAGCAGGGCAAACGGGTGCTTGATCTGACCAGCGGCTCAGGCATAGATCTGTTCGATCTGATTCGCGAGTCTGAAGCCGAAGATCATTTGAATCGCCACCGCTATTACGAAATGGGCGACGACCTGCTCATCTGGAAGATGCCGCAGTTCGACTTCCTCGACGACGGCGGCGAAGAGATCATGAGCAAGGCGAGAAAGCACAAGGCGCTGATCATTGACCTGCGCGGCAACCCCGGCGGTTATATCAAGGGGCTGCAAGCGCTGCTCGGCAATTTCGTCGAAGGCAACGTCAAGGTGGCCGACGAAAGGCGGCGCAAGGAGACTAAGCCGCTGCTGGTCAAAACGCGCAACTCGGGATTCAAAGGCAAGCTCGTCATCTTGATCGATAGCCGCTCCGGCTCGTGCGCCGAAGTCTTCGCCCGCATGGCGCAGCTTGAAAAATTCGGCACGGTCATCGGCGACCGCTCGGCGGGCGCGGTGATGGAGTCGCGTTATTACCCGATGCAGATCGGCACCGACACCGTCGTCTTCTATGGCGCAAGTATCACATCAGCCGACGTCATTATGACGGACGGCAAGAGCCTCGAAGGCGTCGGCGTCACCCCGGATGAGTTGATGCTGCCGACCGCGGAAGATATGGCGGCCAACCGCGACCCGGTGCTGGCGCGCGCCATGGAAATCCTCGGCTTCAAGCTCGAGCCGGAAAAGGCCGGCGCGTTGTTTCCGATTGAATGGCGCAAGTAA
- a CDS encoding tetratricopeptide repeat protein: MRSQAIFYCRAWTLALMLFLIATASARAQGFYTLQGKVQLPNGAPPTRPVRVTLTFNGMRVYETFTDLSGGFSFSGLHGGVYQLTAEGDGETFETTRVSAEILSYGASAQTFTQNVPLRAKAGKSLPPAGGAIDASDLEVPARAREAYERGLKRAAEDQPEKALKLFQEALALHPTFYSAHVATGDQLTRLKRDDEAAAAYQKAIELKPERAAAYVGLGVMRVKQQRYADAVAPLRRSLEIDKQSSAPYLFLGLAEMMTGELATAEQHLLRAYEIGKPMLARLYLASLYEKKGEPERAIQQLQAFLKENPNLPEARAADIRTAIEKLRRQAGTKK; this comes from the coding sequence ATGCGTAGCCAGGCTATCTTTTACTGCCGCGCGTGGACGCTTGCCTTAATGCTATTTTTGATTGCCACGGCTTCGGCGCGGGCGCAGGGCTTCTACACCCTGCAAGGTAAGGTGCAACTGCCGAACGGCGCGCCGCCGACGCGGCCCGTCAGAGTGACGCTGACCTTCAACGGCATGCGTGTCTACGAAACTTTCACCGATCTGAGCGGCGGCTTCTCGTTTTCGGGGCTGCATGGCGGCGTCTACCAGCTCACCGCCGAAGGCGACGGCGAGACATTCGAGACCACGCGCGTGAGCGCCGAAATTCTCTCTTACGGAGCATCGGCGCAAACCTTCACGCAGAACGTGCCGCTGCGCGCCAAAGCCGGCAAGAGCCTGCCGCCGGCGGGCGGGGCGATTGACGCCAGCGACCTTGAAGTCCCGGCGCGCGCCCGCGAAGCTTACGAGCGCGGCTTGAAACGCGCCGCCGAGGATCAGCCCGAAAAGGCGCTGAAGCTATTTCAAGAGGCCCTCGCCCTGCACCCGACCTTTTATTCGGCGCACGTTGCCACAGGCGATCAACTGACGAGGCTCAAGCGCGACGACGAGGCGGCGGCGGCTTATCAGAAAGCCATCGAGCTGAAGCCAGAGCGCGCCGCGGCTTATGTCGGGCTCGGCGTGATGCGCGTCAAGCAGCAGCGTTACGCGGACGCCGTTGCGCCGTTGCGCCGCAGCCTGGAGATCGATAAGCAGTCGTCTGCGCCCTACCTGTTTCTGGGCCTCGCCGAGATGATGACCGGCGAGCTGGCCACCGCCGAACAACATCTGCTGCGGGCTTACGAGATCGGCAAGCCGATGCTGGCGCGCCTCTACCTGGCCAGCCTCTACGAAAAGAAAGGCGAGCCGGAGCGCGCCATCCAACAACTGCAAGCCTTCCTCAAAGAGAACCCCAATCTGCCGGAGGCGCGCGCCGCGGACATCCGCACCGCCATCGAGAAGTTGCGCCGGCAGGCGGGCACGAAAAAATAG
- a CDS encoding TonB-dependent receptor, producing MKSTELRRITITLTTMWLLLAYLVVPTQTFAQTANTGVITGVVKDASGAVVPNATIRATNKGTGVERHTTASDSGVYELTQMVPGEYRVEVEASGFARYAADPVTVNVLSRTTLDPELRAAGATEQVTVTGEAAPLVETGKTDVSGVISQRQLESLPVNGRSFASLAVLIPGATLQPSFDPTKARTGTFSVGGSTGRNLNITVDGGDNKDNAVGGILQNFTMEGIQEFALSTQRFSAANGRSGGALLSVVNKSGTNQMHGTLFGFFRHDKFNANAPKLLAEANPDLFPDPSDIIKPPFQRQQFGGSIGGPLVKDKAFWFATVEHTRERGNSIVPGSIFNEIKLLEGIGYHAVRFLAQPYDDTQYTIKGDFHPSTNHAFTVRYAGQNNEALNDQAGFLTVFTDESGGDKQTNDLHSLLGSWTWTATPTVVNQFVYQWATFNNQIVATTDLPLLVFPDGLAVGRNGNVPQQTLQRKHQFHDDLSWNRGNHGFKFGGDFVYEPVLGGLFAFNSAPEYDFNFTPEEIVGNPSQFPQGFNTKQVVGAPAGTGAVGDIALSGGDPSFDLVNGAKQFAWYVQDDWKVSPRLTLNIGVRYDVDIGFVDSEHQAQGSRVLKALQIIGHPLGSRVVKDDKNNFSPRFGFAYDFKGNGRQVVRGGYGIYYDQSFLNVPLFAVQQANPEIYATFFNDDPNLSLSSPPPIIPRPLVNPLSGTRGRLLDPDFESPYTQQFNIGYAQQVGRDMAFEFDYVHILGLHEFTQIDANPRIGPLINAQRTSPSPARLLTAAFAAHAAELNAAFGTPTPFASIRVAQSDGRSRYDAFTVSFTKRYSHHFLFNAHYTLARSLAWFGIISDFGLQPQNPFNKFDPAADFGHPGEDERHRFVASGVFNLPWGFELSPILQFGSARPYSILPDPGSGGAGDINRDGVVNDRESRDGNDQHKLPPGTERGDKFSQVNLRVGWTHKFTENMKIALFFEGFNLFNTANFGNSFDGTVGSPNFKKPINFFGATGFSEPIGIPFQGQFGLRFSF from the coding sequence ATGAAATCCACCGAACTTAGGAGAATTACCATTACGCTCACGACCATGTGGTTGCTGTTGGCCTATCTGGTCGTGCCGACCCAGACCTTCGCGCAGACCGCGAACACCGGCGTCATCACCGGTGTCGTCAAAGACGCATCCGGGGCGGTCGTCCCGAACGCAACGATTCGGGCGACCAACAAGGGTACAGGCGTCGAGCGTCACACCACGGCAAGCGACTCGGGCGTCTATGAGCTGACGCAGATGGTGCCGGGCGAATACCGCGTCGAAGTCGAAGCGTCGGGCTTTGCCCGCTACGCCGCCGACCCGGTCACGGTCAACGTGCTGTCGCGCACCACGCTCGACCCGGAACTGCGGGCCGCCGGCGCCACCGAACAGGTGACGGTCACCGGCGAGGCCGCGCCGCTGGTCGAAACCGGCAAGACCGATGTGAGCGGCGTCATCAGCCAGAGGCAACTCGAAAGCCTGCCGGTCAACGGGCGCTCGTTTGCCTCGCTGGCGGTGCTGATTCCTGGGGCGACGCTGCAACCGTCGTTCGACCCGACGAAGGCGCGCACCGGGACCTTCTCGGTCGGCGGCTCGACGGGCCGCAATCTGAACATCACCGTAGACGGCGGTGACAACAAAGACAATGCGGTCGGCGGCATCCTGCAAAACTTCACGATGGAAGGCATACAGGAATTCGCGCTCTCGACGCAGCGCTTCTCGGCGGCCAACGGTCGCTCGGGCGGCGCCTTGTTGTCCGTGGTCAACAAGAGCGGCACCAACCAGATGCATGGCACGCTCTTTGGCTTCTTCCGCCACGACAAATTCAACGCCAATGCGCCGAAACTGCTCGCCGAGGCCAACCCCGACCTATTCCCCGACCCGAGCGACATCATCAAGCCGCCCTTCCAACGTCAACAGTTCGGCGGCTCGATTGGTGGCCCGCTGGTCAAGGATAAAGCCTTCTGGTTCGCCACCGTCGAGCATACGCGCGAGCGCGGCAACTCAATCGTTCCCGGCTCGATCTTCAACGAGATCAAGTTGCTCGAAGGCATCGGCTATCACGCGGTGCGCTTCCTGGCGCAGCCTTATGACGACACGCAGTACACCATCAAAGGCGATTTCCACCCTTCGACCAACCACGCCTTCACCGTGCGCTACGCCGGCCAGAATAACGAGGCGTTGAACGATCAGGCGGGCTTCCTGACGGTCTTCACCGACGAATCGGGCGGCGACAAACAGACGAACGACCTGCACAGTCTGTTGGGATCGTGGACGTGGACGGCGACGCCGACGGTGGTCAACCAGTTCGTCTATCAGTGGGCGACCTTCAACAACCAGATCGTCGCGACCACAGACCTGCCGCTGCTGGTCTTCCCCGATGGCCTGGCCGTTGGCCGCAACGGCAACGTGCCGCAGCAGACCTTGCAGCGTAAGCACCAGTTCCACGACGACCTGAGCTGGAACCGCGGCAATCATGGCTTTAAGTTCGGCGGCGATTTCGTCTATGAGCCGGTGCTGGGCGGGCTGTTCGCCTTCAACTCGGCGCCGGAGTATGACTTTAACTTCACGCCGGAAGAGATCGTCGGCAACCCGAGCCAGTTCCCGCAGGGCTTCAACACCAAACAGGTGGTCGGCGCGCCTGCTGGCACAGGAGCGGTCGGCGACATCGCGCTGTCGGGCGGCGACCCGAGCTTTGACCTCGTAAACGGCGCCAAGCAGTTCGCCTGGTACGTTCAGGACGACTGGAAAGTGTCGCCGCGCCTGACGCTCAACATCGGCGTGCGCTACGACGTTGACATCGGCTTTGTCGATTCCGAGCACCAGGCGCAGGGCAGCCGCGTCCTCAAGGCGTTGCAGATCATCGGCCACCCGCTCGGCTCAAGGGTGGTCAAAGACGACAAGAACAACTTCTCGCCGCGCTTCGGTTTCGCTTATGACTTCAAGGGCAATGGCCGCCAGGTAGTCCGCGGCGGCTATGGCATTTACTATGACCAGTCGTTCTTGAACGTGCCGCTGTTTGCGGTGCAGCAGGCCAACCCGGAGATTTACGCGACCTTCTTCAACGACGACCCGAACCTCAGCCTGTCATCGCCGCCGCCCATCATCCCGCGGCCCCTGGTCAATCCGCTGTCGGGCACGCGCGGGCGCTTGCTCGACCCGGACTTCGAGTCGCCCTACACGCAGCAGTTCAACATCGGCTACGCGCAGCAAGTCGGTAGAGACATGGCGTTTGAGTTCGACTACGTCCACATCCTCGGCCTGCATGAGTTCACGCAGATCGACGCCAACCCGAGGATTGGGCCGCTGATCAACGCGCAGCGTACCAGCCCGAGTCCGGCACGGCTGCTGACGGCGGCTTTCGCGGCGCACGCCGCCGAGCTGAACGCGGCCTTCGGCACGCCGACGCCGTTCGCCTCGATCCGCGTGGCGCAATCCGACGGGCGCTCGCGCTACGACGCTTTCACGGTGTCGTTCACCAAGCGCTATTCACACCACTTCCTGTTCAACGCGCACTACACGCTGGCGCGCTCGCTGGCCTGGTTCGGCATCATCTCGGACTTCGGCTTGCAGCCGCAGAACCCGTTCAACAAGTTCGATCCGGCGGCGGACTTCGGCCACCCGGGCGAAGACGAGCGTCACCGCTTCGTGGCCTCGGGCGTCTTCAACCTGCCGTGGGGCTTCGAGCTGTCGCCGATCTTGCAGTTCGGCTCGGCGCGGCCTTACAGCATCCTCCCCGATCCGGGTTCAGGCGGGGCTGGCGACATCAACCGCGATGGCGTGGTCAACGACCGCGAGTCGCGTGACGGTAACGACCAGCACAAGCTGCCGCCGGGCACCGAGCGCGGCGACAAATTCTCGCAGGTCAATTTGCGCGTCGGCTGGACGCACAAGTTCACCGAAAACATGAAGATCGCGCTCTTCTTCGAGGGCTTCAATCTGTTCAACACGGCCAACTTCGGCAACTCGTTCGACGGCACGGTTGGCAGCCCGAACTTCAAGAAGCCGATCAACTTCTTTGGAGCCACGGGCTTCTCCGAGCCGATTGGTATTCCGTTCCAGGGCCAGTTCGGCCTCCGCTTCAGCTTCTAA
- a CDS encoding tetratricopeptide repeat protein has translation MNKQVRFVVGIIIALGAQLLVSSAAAQGRNTIYGTIFGEEHRAVPDVYVELLDEVDSVMRQARTDPAGRFSFSGLVDGRYRIRVRPYGTDYKEQMQEVVLASVSSRAGSGSDTQHVDILLKVNERVYSGPFAMAPTTVFAQSVPEGARRQYEEGIRSLRDKKEKEGLESLKKAIEIFPEYYLALDRLGAEYAMRGTSNPAYFQAGLVLLTKAVEINANGFSSLFGLGWTQYQLGMNAEAIENLRRATALYTKSADVYLWLGRALRRGKDYDQAEVALKRASELSGGKVGEVHRQLAGLYMDQKRYREAADELEMVLKNEAKAADAEKIKELIKTLREKAGTK, from the coding sequence ATGAATAAACAGGTCCGTTTCGTCGTCGGCATCATCATCGCGCTCGGCGCGCAGCTGCTGGTCAGTTCCGCCGCCGCGCAGGGCCGCAACACGATCTACGGGACAATCTTTGGCGAAGAGCATCGGGCGGTGCCTGACGTCTACGTCGAGTTGTTAGACGAGGTTGATTCCGTCATGCGGCAGGCGAGGACCGACCCCGCAGGGCGCTTCTCGTTCTCCGGTCTTGTGGACGGGCGCTACCGCATCCGCGTGCGACCCTACGGCACAGACTACAAGGAGCAAATGCAGGAAGTCGTGCTGGCCAGCGTCTCATCGAGAGCCGGCAGCGGCTCTGACACGCAGCACGTAGACATCCTCTTAAAGGTCAACGAGCGCGTATACAGCGGGCCTTTTGCGATGGCCCCAACTACGGTCTTCGCGCAGAGCGTGCCCGAAGGGGCAAGGCGGCAGTACGAGGAAGGCATCCGTAGCCTGCGTGATAAGAAGGAAAAAGAGGGCCTGGAAAGCTTGAAGAAAGCCATTGAGATTTTTCCTGAATACTACCTGGCGCTCGACCGGCTGGGTGCCGAATACGCCATGCGCGGCACGAGCAACCCGGCTTACTTCCAGGCCGGGCTCGTGCTGCTGACGAAAGCTGTCGAGATTAACGCGAATGGTTTCTCCAGCCTGTTCGGGCTCGGCTGGACGCAGTACCAGCTCGGCATGAACGCCGAAGCCATCGAGAACCTGCGGCGCGCGACAGCCCTTTACACCAAGTCCGCAGACGTTTACCTGTGGCTGGGCAGGGCGCTGCGGCGCGGCAAGGACTATGATCAAGCCGAAGTCGCCTTGAAGCGCGCCAGCGAGCTGAGCGGCGGCAAAGTCGGCGAGGTGCATCGCCAGTTGGCCGGCCTCTACATGGATCAGAAACGCTATCGCGAAGCCGCCGACGAGCTGGAGATGGTCTTGAAGAATGAGGCTAAGGCGGCGGACGCCGAGAAGATTAAAGAGCTGATCAAGACGTTAAGAGAAAAGGCCGGCACGAAATAG